The Caretta caretta isolate rCarCar2 chromosome 10, rCarCar1.hap1, whole genome shotgun sequence genome has a window encoding:
- the DNAAF4 gene encoding dynein axonemal assembly factor 4 isoform X2, which translates to MPVWVRDYSWRQTDTAVFLSLPMRGVRVTQANIFCTDQYLKVNVPPFLFEAILYAPIDDTSSTAKIRNETIFFTLYKKEVAMWESLVMENGDKEKMQRIRENAIIKAQEKADEEEKSKAITKREHKKYALEATMKLEETERKRIENLKEEERKKVTEELERWKEKQRNEEKERRIQREEEIRRERKLIEEKKKQEINKAKTLNAGTSKTRSISTRACSSENIFSGKLKEESFPAPRSAGTIKISFTSRVFPTALRESRVAEEEEWLHKQAEARRAMNANFSELKDLNEEEKNPDWLKDKGNKMFATGNYLAAVNAYNLAILLNNKIPVLYLNRAACHLKLRNLHKTIEDSSKALELLIPPVSDNADARVKAYVRRGTAFCQLELYAEGLQDYEAALKIDPTNKTLEQDAEKIEHIIHGTAQDS; encoded by the exons GTAAATGTTCCTCCATTTTTATTTGAAGCCATTCTGTATGCTCCTATTGATGACACTAGTAGTACAGCAAAGATCAGAAATGAGACCATTTTCTTCACTTTATATAAAAAAGAAGTGGCCATGTGGGAATCCCTGGTTATGGAAAACG GTGACAAAGAGAAAATGCAGAGAATAAGGGAGAATGCTATAATAAAAGCCCAAGAGAAGGCAGATGAAGAGGAAAAATCAAAAGCTATTACAAAACGAGAACATAAAAAATATGCTCTGGAGGCCACAATGAAG CTAGAAGAAACGGAGAGAAAAAGAATTGAAAATCTGAAAGAGGAGGAGCGAAAGAAGGTCACTGAGGAGCTGGAGAGATggaaagaaaagcagagaaatgaggagaaagaaagaaggatACAAAGAGAAGAGGAAATACGCAGAGAAAGGAAACTAATAGAGGAGAAGAAAAAGCAAGAAATAAATAAAGCTAAAACTCTAAATGCAGGAACTTCCAAGACTAGAAGTATATCTACAAGAG CTTGTAgttctgaaaatatattttcagggAAGTTAAAAGAAGAATCTTTCCCTgctcctcgatctgctggtactATTAAAATTAGTTTCACATCTCGAGTGTTTCCTACAGCTCTCAGAGAATCCCGAgtagcagaagaggaagag TGGCTGCATAAGCAAGCAGAGGCTCGTAGAGCAATGAATGCTAATTTTTCTGAGCTGAAGGATTTAAATGAGGAGGAGAAGAACCCAGACTGGTTGAAGGACAAAGGAAA CAAAATGTTTGCCACAGGAAACTATCTTGCAGCTGTAAATGCCTATAACCTGGCAATTCTGTTAAATAATAAGATTCCAGTACTGTATCTGAATCGTGCTGCTTGTCACCTTAAATTGAGAAACTTGCACAAGACCATTGAAGATTCATCTAAG gcACTAGAATTACTGATACCACCTGTTTCAGACAATGCTGATGCTAGAGTGAAAGCTTATGTGAGGCGTGGGACAGCATTTTGTCAGCTGGAGTTGTATGCTGAAG GTCTCCAGGAttatgaagctgctctcaagatCGATCCTACAAATAAAACTTTAGAACAAGATGCTGAGAAGATTGAACATATAATTCATGGAACTGCACAAGATTCTTAA
- the DNAAF4 gene encoding dynein axonemal assembly factor 4 isoform X1 encodes MPVWVRDYSWRQTDTAVFLSLPMRGVRVTQANIFCTDQYLKVNVPPFLFEAILYAPIDDTSSTAKIRNETIFFTLYKKEVAMWESLVMENGDKEKMQRIRENAIIKAQEKADEEEKSKAITKREHKKYALEATMKLEETERKRIENLKEEERKKVTEELERWKEKQRNEEKERRIQREEEIRRERKLIEEKKKQEINKAKTLNAGTSKTRSISTRGACSSENIFSGKLKEESFPAPRSAGTIKISFTSRVFPTALRESRVAEEEEWLHKQAEARRAMNANFSELKDLNEEEKNPDWLKDKGNKMFATGNYLAAVNAYNLAILLNNKIPVLYLNRAACHLKLRNLHKTIEDSSKALELLIPPVSDNADARVKAYVRRGTAFCQLELYAEGLQDYEAALKIDPTNKTLEQDAEKIEHIIHGTAQDS; translated from the exons GTAAATGTTCCTCCATTTTTATTTGAAGCCATTCTGTATGCTCCTATTGATGACACTAGTAGTACAGCAAAGATCAGAAATGAGACCATTTTCTTCACTTTATATAAAAAAGAAGTGGCCATGTGGGAATCCCTGGTTATGGAAAACG GTGACAAAGAGAAAATGCAGAGAATAAGGGAGAATGCTATAATAAAAGCCCAAGAGAAGGCAGATGAAGAGGAAAAATCAAAAGCTATTACAAAACGAGAACATAAAAAATATGCTCTGGAGGCCACAATGAAG CTAGAAGAAACGGAGAGAAAAAGAATTGAAAATCTGAAAGAGGAGGAGCGAAAGAAGGTCACTGAGGAGCTGGAGAGATggaaagaaaagcagagaaatgaggagaaagaaagaaggatACAAAGAGAAGAGGAAATACGCAGAGAAAGGAAACTAATAGAGGAGAAGAAAAAGCAAGAAATAAATAAAGCTAAAACTCTAAATGCAGGAACTTCCAAGACTAGAAGTATATCTACAAGAGGTG CTTGTAgttctgaaaatatattttcagggAAGTTAAAAGAAGAATCTTTCCCTgctcctcgatctgctggtactATTAAAATTAGTTTCACATCTCGAGTGTTTCCTACAGCTCTCAGAGAATCCCGAgtagcagaagaggaagag TGGCTGCATAAGCAAGCAGAGGCTCGTAGAGCAATGAATGCTAATTTTTCTGAGCTGAAGGATTTAAATGAGGAGGAGAAGAACCCAGACTGGTTGAAGGACAAAGGAAA CAAAATGTTTGCCACAGGAAACTATCTTGCAGCTGTAAATGCCTATAACCTGGCAATTCTGTTAAATAATAAGATTCCAGTACTGTATCTGAATCGTGCTGCTTGTCACCTTAAATTGAGAAACTTGCACAAGACCATTGAAGATTCATCTAAG gcACTAGAATTACTGATACCACCTGTTTCAGACAATGCTGATGCTAGAGTGAAAGCTTATGTGAGGCGTGGGACAGCATTTTGTCAGCTGGAGTTGTATGCTGAAG GTCTCCAGGAttatgaagctgctctcaagatCGATCCTACAAATAAAACTTTAGAACAAGATGCTGAGAAGATTGAACATATAATTCATGGAACTGCACAAGATTCTTAA
- the PIERCE2 gene encoding piercer of microtubule wall 2 protein: MTSAEMLPSSTNTEKIKSVQLPSCANPGNPVFSCMLDPKTLTTNNFLTNPQLLLFKTTSSEYGAIPPTSQMVPCTYHPQDETFTKHLLICGLTQHNYINTAIDRSRVYDYPNMQHTL; the protein is encoded by the coding sequence ATGACTTCTGCTGAGATGCTACCATCAAGTACCAACACGGAGAAAATCAAATCTGTTCAACTGCCTTCCTGTGCAAATCCTGGCAATCCTGTGTTTTCCTGTATGTTGGACCCAAAGACACTCACTACCAACAATTTCTTGACAAACCCTCAGCTTTTACTGTTTAAAACAACTTCAAGTGAATATGGTGCTATACCACCTACCTCCCAAATGGTACCGTGTACCTACCATCCACAAGATGAAACATTTACAAAACATTTGTTAATTTGTGGTTTGACTCAACATAACTATATAAACACTGCCATTGACAGAAGTAGGGTATATGACTACCCAAATATGCAGCATACTCTGTAA